Proteins from one Panicum virgatum strain AP13 chromosome 7K, P.virgatum_v5, whole genome shotgun sequence genomic window:
- the LOC120640806 gene encoding cytochrome b-c1 complex subunit Rieske, mitochondrial, producing the protein MLRVAGRRLSSSLSWRPAAAAARNPLAGAGAPGGDDDSARGRSQPRFSMEHPFFAAARGFSSTETLVPRNQDAGLADLPATVAAVKNPNPKVVYDEYNHERYPPGDPSKRAFAYFVLSGGRFIYASLLRLLILKFVLSMSASKDVLALASLEVDLSSIEPGTTVTVKWRGKPVFIRRRTEDDIKLANSVDIASLRHPEQDAERVKNPEWLVVIGVCTHLGCIPLPNAGDFGGWFCPCHGSHYDISGRIRKGPAPFNLEVPTYSFLEENKLLVG; encoded by the exons atgCTGAGGGTTGCGGGGAGGAGGCTCTCGTCTTCCCTCTCCTggcgccccgccgcggcggctgccaggaacccgctcgccggcgcgggcgccccCGGCGGGGACGACGACTCTGCCCGCGGCCGGAGCCAGCCGCGGTTCTCCATGGAGCACCccttcttcgccgccgccaggg GTTTCTCTTCAACTGAAACACTTGTACCAAGGAACCAAGATGCTGGTCTTGCTGACCTCCCAGCAACTGTGGCTGCTGTGAAGAACCCTAACCCAAAGGTGGTTTATGATGAGTACAACCATGAAAGATATCCTCCTGGAGATCCCAGCAAGCGTGCCTTTGCTTACTTTGTCCTGAGTGGTGGGAGGTTCATTTATGCATCACTGCTGCGTCTCCTCATATTGAAGTTTGTCCTGAGCATGTCAGCAAGTAAGGATGTGCTTGCCCTCGCTTCGCTCGAGGTGGACCTCTCCAGCATCGAACCAGGCACCACGGTGACCGTGAAGTGGCGTGGGAAGCCGGTCTTCATCAGGCGCCGGACTGAGGACGACATTAAGCTGGCCAACAGTGTGGACATCGCGTCCCTGCGCCACCCAGAGCAGGACGCAGAGCGCGTGAAGAATCCTGAGTGGCTGGTGGTCATTGGCGTCTGCACCCACCTCGGCTGCATCCCGCTCCCGAACGCCGGAGACTTTGGTGGCTGGTTCTGCCCATGCCACGGCTCCCACTACGACATCTCCGGGAGGATCCGCAAGGGACCTGCACCGTTCAACCTCGAGGTGCCCACCTACAGTTTCTTGGAGGAGAACAAGCTGCTCGTAGGCTAA
- the LOC120640804 gene encoding probable glucuronosyltransferase Os04g0398600 has translation MGSGAGWLPVALLLLAASVLSPRVAAAAAAAGGEAEHAVQQHSERISGSAGDVLEDNPVGRLKVFIYDLPRKYNKKMVTKDPRCLNHMFAAEIFMHRFLLSSAVRTLNPKEADWFYTPVYTTCDLTNAGLPLPFKSPRVMRSAIQYISNKWPFWNRTDGADHFFVVPHDFAACFHYQEEKAIERGILPLLRRATLVQTFGQENHVCLKEGSIIIPPYAPPQKMQAHLISPDTPRSIFVYFRGLFYDTGNDPEGGYYARGARASLWENFKSNPLFDISTDHPATYYEDMQRAVFCLCPLGWAPWSPRLVEAVVFGCIPVIIADDIVLPFADAIPWEEIGVFVEEKDVPKLDTILTSMPIDDILRKQRLLANPSMKQAMLFPHPAQPRDAFHQILNGLARKLPHPEGTYLQPGDRHLNWTAGPVGDLKPW, from the exons ATGGGATCAGGAGCGGGGTGGCTCCCCGTGGCCCTCCTGCTGCTGGCCGCCTCCGTCCTCTCGCCGCGggtcgccgcagccgccgccgccgccggcggcgaggccgagcaTGCCGTTCAGCAGCACAGCGAGCGCATCTCAG GGAGTGCTGGTGATGTGTTAGAAGATAATCCTGTGGGGAGGTTGAAGGTTTTCATTTATGACTTGCCGAGGAAGTACAACAAGAAGATGGTCACCAAGGATCCACGGTGCCTCAATCACATGTTTGCTGCAGAAATTTTCATGCATCGTTTCTTGCTCTCAAGTGCTGTGCGGACTCTAAATCCCAAGGAGGCGGACTGGTTCTATACGCCAGTTTATACTACTTGTGATTTAACTAATGCTGGACTGCCCTTGCCATTTAAGTCACCACGGGTGATGAGGAGTGCAATCCAATATATTTCAAACAAATGGCCCTTCTGGAACAGAACTGATGGAGCAGATCACTTCTTTGTTGTTCCGCATGATTTTGCAGCATGCTTCCATTACCAG GAAGAAAAGGCTATTGAGCGTGGAATTCTTCCATTGCTGCGACGTGCTACTTTGGTTCAAACTTTTGGACAGGAAAATCATGTCTGTCTGAAGGAGGGTTCTATCATTATCCCACCCTATGCTCCTCCACAGAAAATGCAAGCTCATCTGATTTCCCCTGACACTCCACGCTCAATCTTTGTTTACTTCCGGGGACTTTTCTATGATACAGGGAATGACCCTGAGGGCGGGTACTATGCCAG AGGTGCACGAGCTTCCCTGTGGGAGAATTTCAAGAGCAACCCTCTATTTGATATTTCCACAGATCACCCTGCCACTTACTATGAAGACATGCAGCGTGCTGTCTTCTGCCTGTGCCCATTGGGCTGGGCACCATGGAGCCCTAGATTGGTTGAGGCTGTGGTCTTTGGCTGCATTCCAGTTATCATAGCTGATGATATTGTGCTACCATTTGCGGATGCAATTCCATGGGAGGAAATTGGTGTCTTTGTCGAGGAGAAGGATGTCCCGAAGTTAGACACAATCCTCACATCAATGCCAATCGATGACATTTTAAGAAAGCAAAGGTTACTTGCAAATCCATCAATGAAGCAGGCCATGTTGTTCCCGCATCCAGCCCAACCGAGGGATGCATTCCACCAAATCTTGAACGGTCTTGCTCGCAAGCTGCCACACCCTGAGGGAACATACTTACAACCTGGCGATAGGCATCTCAACTGGACTGCTGGACCTGTGGGAGATCTGAAGCCCTGGTAG
- the LOC120640805 gene encoding pollen-specific protein C13-like → MAMLDGRRCLISRSTSVDSRESQPKSPEFSPCFASQPRKTRPESGQLLQPPAISYFHGQPAKPFPASQVIKGRHSPIAKTRLVSLPSSPLSHQIKAPTPFFSSIQGRGNINPAAMASLRILPAAAVAILFFIVATVATKAPDYVIQGRVYCDTCRAGFETNVTEYMKGAKVRLECKHYGTGNVERAIDGVTDETGTYKIELKDSHEEDICEVVLVQSPRKDCDEVQDLRDRASVLLTRNVGICDSVRLANPLGYFKDVPLPVCGELLKKLDLDDQTE, encoded by the exons ATGGCAATGCTCGATGGGAGGAGATGTTTGATATCTCGTTCAACTTCTGTGGACAGCAGAGAAAGTCAACCAAAATCACCAGAATTTTCACCATGTTTTGCCTCCCAACCACGCAAAACACGGCCAGAATCAGGACAgctgctccagcctccagctatTTCCTACTTCCACGGTCAGCCAGCCAAACCTTTTCCGGCCTCCCAGGTTATAAAAGGACGCCACAGCCCCATTGCAAAAACCAGGCTAGTTTCACTACCCTCCTCTCCCCTTTCCCACCAAATAAAGGCTCCCACCCCTTTTTTCTCCAGCATCCAGGGGAGGGGAAACATTaacccggcggccatggcctcgCTCCGCATCCTTCCGgcagccgccgtcgccatcctcttcttcattgTGGCTACCGTCGCCACCAAAGCTCCTGACTATGTCATCCAGGGCCGCGTCTACTGCGACACCTGCCGTGCCGGGTTCGAAACCAATGTCACCGAGTACATGAAGG GCGCCAAGGTCAGGCTGGAGTGCAAGCACTACGGCACCGGCAACGTCGAGCGCGCCATCGACGGCGTGACCGACGAGACTGGCACCTACAAGATCGAGCTCAAGGACAGCCACGAGGAGGACATCTGTGAGGTCGTCCTTGTCCAGAGCCCGCGCAAGGACTGCGACGAGGTCCAGGATCTCAGGGACCGCGCCAGCGTCCTGCTCACCAGGAACGTCGGCATCTGCGACAGCGTGCGCCTTGCCAACCCGCTCGGCTACTTCAAGGACGTGCCGCTGCCCGTCTGCGGTGAGCTGCTCAAGAAGCTCGACTTGGATGATCAGACTGAGTAA
- the LOC120640807 gene encoding 40S ribosomal protein S27-like: protein MVLQNDIDLLNPPAELEKLKHKKKRLVQSPNSFFMDVKCQGCFSITTVFSHSQTVVVCSGCQTVLCQPTGGKARLTEGCSFRRKGD from the exons ATG GTACTCCAGAATGACATCGACCTGCTGAACCCGCCGGCGGAGCTGGAGAAGCTCAAGCACAAGAAGAAGCGCCTCGTCCAGTCCCCCAACTCCTTCTTCATG GATGTCAAGTGCCAGGGCTGCTTCAGCAT CACTACTGTGTTCAGCCACTCCCAGACGGTGGTGGTCTGCTCGGGCTGCCAGACGGTGCTCTGCCAGCCGACAGGCGGGAAGGCTAGGCTAACCGAGGGGTGCTCCTTCCGCCGCAAGGGCGACTAA